In one window of Gudongella oleilytica DNA:
- a CDS encoding N-acetylmuramoyl-L-alanine amidase, which produces MKRSLILLTLLMIIIASFDISFGSSNIPQVDVKVDGKSIKVPKVSLMLDGSSLSTVVPPVILGDRTLVPIRFMESLGAQIGWDNATQTATVVHNSTVVSMSINSHKVLVNGQSMQLDQGSIPKLVTFTSMNNDSRTMVPVRFVSQVLGYNVNWDPISYTAIIDSPKTEAPQTTGTSTITSISAVKGSTGKYRIKITSDKPLQYDSMYLEGSGKLVLDFKDARLNIPGEADAPGDFTLEEDLIQRVQYSQFTIPPNPYTTRLVLTLGEKAEFSFVASEDGTSSVIAFDDNQITGIYQDEEDNRDFILVEGVTIPEYNVIELTNPTRTVIDIMDATLHGEQYQTFDYSLGIIKQVRASQFVADKNYSSNDRIVRVVLDIKDGVDNPKVLIVPTEEGLRIYPEENIWEDFSYENLGREAKLLFRHLERVEADFEYDEVRKELFIKIPSDSTNLPEGSFVIKDNFVDQVEVSRGRSTTEITVGFRRSVNIELLSRERDYSLELLAARNENIDPNARTVVIDAGHGGKDPGAISITGFQEKAVNLSMALQLEEALKAQGYNVILTRNEDLFVDLYDRSRIANSLNADLFISMHANSNIKSSITGLEVLYCPATSSEFKLEDQYPFADTVYSSIIRNTGIPGRGVIKRPELVVLRETIMPAILIEIGYLSNPQDEALVRDPAYQMRVVQGITEGIAQYFQLY; this is translated from the coding sequence ATGAAGCGTAGCTTGATTTTACTTACACTACTAATGATTATAATAGCATCCTTTGATATATCCTTTGGAAGCTCGAATATACCTCAGGTGGACGTCAAGGTGGACGGCAAGTCTATCAAGGTTCCAAAGGTTTCTCTAATGCTTGATGGAAGCAGCCTTTCTACTGTGGTCCCGCCGGTAATACTGGGCGACAGGACTCTCGTGCCAATAAGGTTCATGGAGAGTCTGGGTGCACAGATCGGATGGGATAATGCAACTCAAACTGCCACAGTTGTACATAACTCGACAGTGGTGAGCATGAGTATAAACAGCCATAAGGTACTGGTGAACGGGCAATCTATGCAACTAGATCAGGGTTCAATTCCAAAGTTAGTGACCTTCACATCTATGAACAACGACTCAAGGACAATGGTTCCTGTAAGATTCGTATCCCAGGTTCTTGGCTATAATGTGAACTGGGATCCAATAAGCTACACCGCCATAATAGATTCTCCAAAGACGGAGGCTCCTCAAACAACAGGAACTTCAACAATAACATCGATATCAGCTGTAAAAGGAAGTACTGGAAAGTATAGGATAAAAATAACAAGCGATAAGCCCCTGCAATATGATTCTATGTATCTTGAAGGATCAGGCAAGCTGGTGCTGGATTTTAAGGATGCCAGGCTAAATATACCGGGAGAGGCTGATGCTCCTGGAGACTTTACTCTGGAGGAGGACCTTATCCAACGAGTTCAATATTCTCAGTTTACTATTCCACCGAATCCCTACACCACGAGACTGGTGCTTACCCTTGGAGAAAAAGCCGAATTCAGCTTTGTGGCATCAGAGGATGGGACATCCTCAGTCATTGCATTCGACGACAATCAGATCACAGGGATATATCAGGATGAAGAGGACAACAGGGATTTCATACTCGTCGAGGGAGTCACGATACCAGAATACAATGTCATAGAATTAACAAATCCGACCAGAACAGTAATAGATATCATGGACGCAACACTTCATGGCGAGCAATACCAGACCTTTGATTATAGTCTGGGAATAATAAAGCAGGTTAGAGCCTCTCAATTTGTAGCTGATAAAAACTACAGCTCCAATGACAGGATAGTAAGGGTAGTTCTGGATATAAAGGATGGAGTAGACAATCCAAAGGTCCTCATAGTTCCAACTGAGGAAGGGTTGCGGATATACCCTGAGGAGAACATATGGGAGGATTTCTCCTATGAAAACTTGGGCAGGGAAGCAAAGCTTTTGTTCAGACATTTGGAGAGAGTTGAGGCCGATTTCGAGTATGATGAAGTAAGAAAAGAGCTATTTATTAAGATTCCTTCAGATTCAACCAATCTTCCGGAAGGGAGCTTCGTCATAAAGGATAATTTTGTTGATCAGGTCGAGGTCTCACGAGGAAGATCCACTACAGAAATTACCGTAGGCTTCAGAAGAAGCGTTAATATTGAGCTTTTATCCAGAGAAAGAGATTATTCGCTCGAGCTTCTTGCAGCAAGGAATGAGAATATCGATCCAAATGCCAGAACCGTCGTAATCGATGCGGGACACGGCGGAAAGGACCCTGGTGCAATTTCTATCACCGGTTTCCAGGAGAAGGCAGTAAACCTTTCAATGGCTCTTCAGCTTGAGGAGGCACTTAAGGCTCAGGGATACAACGTAATCCTTACAAGAAATGAGGATTTATTCGTTGATCTTTATGACAGGAGCAGAATAGCCAATAGTCTTAATGCAGACCTATTCATAAGCATGCACGCTAATTCAAACATCAAAAGCAGCATAACAGGCCTTGAGGTATTATATTGCCCTGCAACGTCAAGTGAGTTCAAGCTGGAGGACCAATATCCCTTTGCCGATACCGTCTATTCAAGCATAATCAGAAATACTGGAATTCCTGGGAGAGGTGTTATCAAGCGGCCTGAGCTTGTAGTCCTCAGAGAGACCATCATGCCTGCTATCCTGATAGAGATAGGCTATCTGTCGAATCCACAGGATGAAGCTTTAGTTAGGGATCCTGCTTATCAAATGAGGGTGGTTCAGGGTATTACTGAGGGGATAGCACAGTATTTTCAGTTATACTAA
- the rdgB gene encoding RdgB/HAM1 family non-canonical purine NTP pyrophosphatase, which yields MRKLVLSTSNKNKVNEIREILKDLPVEILSKEEIGLGRLEVVEDGDTLESNSLKKARALKELTPYMVMADDSGLFVDALNGEPGIYSSRYGGDDGNDKLNNETLLRNLKDKDRTAAFRSVIALIDENGNEYVMQGICRGSLLEEEKGSGGFGYDPLFVPEGYHESFAEMSYEVKNSISHRRRAIDGLREVLAGLLGEENENTSR from the coding sequence ATGAGAAAGCTTGTACTTTCAACCAGCAACAAAAACAAGGTCAATGAAATAAGAGAGATACTTAAGGATCTGCCGGTGGAGATCCTATCCAAGGAGGAGATCGGGTTAGGACGCCTTGAGGTGGTCGAAGACGGAGACACACTTGAGTCCAACAGTCTGAAGAAGGCGAGAGCTCTTAAAGAGCTTACTCCTTATATGGTGATGGCTGACGATTCCGGGCTATTCGTTGACGCTCTGAATGGTGAACCGGGTATCTATTCTTCAAGATATGGCGGTGATGACGGCAACGACAAGCTAAACAATGAGACATTGCTGAGGAATTTGAAAGACAAGGATAGAACTGCAGCCTTTCGATCAGTAATAGCTTTGATAGATGAAAACGGCAATGAATATGTAATGCAAGGTATTTGCAGAGGCAGCCTCCTGGAGGAAGAAAAAGGCTCAGGTGGTTTCGGGTATGACCCGCTCTTTGTTCCTGAGGGATACCATGAAAGCTTCGCTGAGATGTCCTACGAGGTCAAGAATTCCATCAGCCATAGAAGAAGGGCAATAGACGGCTTAAGGGAAGTATTGGCAGGATTATTGGGTGAGGAAAATGAGAATACTAGTCGTTAG
- the rph gene encoding ribonuclease PH, producing MRIDNRSNDQLRPVKITRDYLLHPYGSVLIEMGNTKVICTAMVEEKVPPFLKGTGQGWVTSEYSMLPGSTMQRKIRDSTKGRIDGRNQEIQRLIGRSLRSVVDMSKLGERTIWIDCDVIQADGGTRTAAITGAYIALVDAVCKLREEKLLHKFPITGFLSAISVGISEEGPILDLCYDEDHVALVDMNVVMGDEGNFVEVQGTAEGAVYTRAQLDQLLDLAEKGNRELIALQKEILGTEITAIIQEA from the coding sequence ATGAGAATAGACAACAGAAGTAACGATCAGCTGCGGCCCGTAAAAATAACCAGAGACTACCTATTGCATCCATATGGGTCTGTATTGATAGAGATGGGGAACACTAAGGTTATCTGTACAGCCATGGTCGAGGAAAAGGTACCGCCATTCCTTAAAGGGACAGGACAGGGATGGGTAACCTCGGAATACTCAATGCTGCCAGGAAGCACCATGCAAAGGAAAATAAGGGATTCGACAAAAGGCAGGATAGACGGAAGAAACCAGGAGATCCAGAGGCTGATCGGAAGATCATTAAGATCAGTTGTTGATATGTCAAAGCTGGGTGAGAGGACGATCTGGATCGACTGTGACGTAATTCAGGCCGATGGAGGCACAAGGACAGCGGCTATCACCGGAGCGTACATAGCACTTGTCGATGCCGTATGCAAACTTAGAGAAGAAAAGCTTCTCCATAAGTTCCCCATAACAGGATTTCTTTCAGCAATAAGCGTTGGAATATCGGAGGAGGGACCTATACTCGACCTCTGCTACGATGAGGATCATGTCGCTTTGGTCGACATGAATGTGGTCATGGGTGATGAAGGAAACTTCGTTGAGGTACAGGGGACCGCCGAGGGGGCTGTATATACAAGAGCTCAGCTCGATCAACTTCTGGATCTGGCTGAAAAGGGAAACAGGGAGCTTATTGCCCTTCAAAAGGAGATCCTGGGGACTGAGATCACAGCAATTATCCAGGAGGCATAG
- a CDS encoding metallophosphoesterase, with protein MKKSKIFILLLAMALLLFLYIDDQISNFRVNRVELQTEKLEEEIRITQITDFHSNDRVDLNGVLESVRLFDPDFIALTGDIIDFKTVDFSLSYELIDRLVETGKPVYFVYGNHEHGNQHFREFINGIEDRGVDILDERSVELPIGDNTIMIYGSDFYSTSDGYEKLFSSVDARYYNILLAHSPNRPIPYLHGEIDLMLSGHTHGGQVRLPIVGGVLSPGEGFFPEYDKGLMKIGDTTLYIDSGLGNSVLPIRLFNPVQISEIIIK; from the coding sequence ATGAAAAAGTCGAAAATATTCATATTGCTTTTAGCAATGGCTTTATTGTTATTTCTATATATAGATGATCAGATTTCAAACTTTAGGGTGAATCGAGTGGAGCTCCAGACTGAGAAGCTGGAAGAAGAGATAAGGATAACACAGATAACAGATTTTCACTCCAATGATAGAGTGGACCTGAATGGAGTATTAGAAAGCGTAAGGCTCTTTGATCCTGATTTCATTGCATTGACAGGCGACATCATAGATTTTAAAACGGTTGACTTTTCACTTTCCTATGAGCTTATTGATAGACTCGTGGAAACAGGAAAGCCAGTGTATTTTGTCTACGGGAATCACGAGCATGGCAATCAACATTTCAGGGAATTCATAAATGGTATTGAGGATAGAGGAGTAGATATACTGGATGAAAGGTCAGTTGAGCTTCCAATCGGGGATAACACCATAATGATCTACGGTTCAGATTTTTATTCGACAAGTGATGGTTATGAGAAGCTATTTTCTTCTGTTGACGCCAGATATTACAATATTCTCCTTGCTCATTCACCTAACAGACCAATACCGTACCTCCACGGAGAAATTGATCTCATGCTTTCAGGTCACACCCATGGCGGTCAGGTAAGACTTCCTATCGTTGGGGGAGTACTATCACCAGGTGAAGGCTTTTTCCCTGAATATGACAAGGGGTTAATGAAAATTGGGGACACTACTCTATATATCGACAGCGGACTTGGGAACAGCGTATTGCCAATCAGGCTTTTTAATCCAGTGCAAATTTCAGAGATAATTATAAAATAA
- a CDS encoding metallophosphoesterase family protein — translation MRILVVSDTHSHVQGILSKLKEEKEFDMLVFLGDFASDGERIKEMLKIPSHIIAGNGDWQTNYPREQHITVEGKKILLTHGHKYNVKNDLNRLYYHALESGANVVLYGHTHIPMRRIDENLIMMNPGSPSLPRGGLTTGSYGVLEIGTKIDAKICYMRQG, via the coding sequence ATGAGAATACTAGTCGTTAGCGATACACACAGCCATGTTCAGGGGATACTTTCAAAGCTCAAGGAGGAAAAGGAATTCGATATGCTTGTGTTCCTCGGAGACTTTGCTTCCGATGGCGAAAGGATCAAGGAAATGCTTAAAATACCGTCGCACATAATAGCCGGGAATGGAGATTGGCAAACCAATTACCCCAGAGAGCAGCACATAACTGTTGAGGGGAAAAAGATCCTACTGACCCACGGACATAAGTATAATGTGAAAAATGACCTTAACAGATTGTACTATCATGCCCTTGAATCTGGTGCAAATGTTGTGCTTTACGGACACACTCACATACCGATGAGAAGGATCGACGAGAATCTGATAATGATGAATCCGGGAAGTCCTTCTCTGCCCAGAGGCGGGCTTACCACAGGCAGCTACGGAGTCCTGGAGATAGGGACAAAGATAGACGCAAAGATATGCTATATGAGGCAGGGATAA
- a CDS encoding DUF2179 domain-containing protein, whose amino-acid sequence MEALLGYALIFMARVVDVSMATTRTLMVVQGRRLQAAAIGFFEVGIYVTALGKVVSSLDNPLNLLAYCAGFAAGNFVGITIENKIAMGNLSAQIILKSSSESDLVDALRNNGFGVTILEGQGIEGPREILSVVLNRKDMQKLKSAVDSVDTNAFITINNITPVRGGYFAPMKK is encoded by the coding sequence ATGGAGGCACTTTTAGGTTATGCACTGATATTTATGGCAAGGGTAGTTGACGTATCCATGGCAACTACAAGGACTCTCATGGTTGTCCAGGGCAGAAGACTCCAAGCTGCTGCCATAGGATTTTTTGAGGTTGGGATATACGTCACTGCACTTGGGAAGGTCGTAAGCTCTCTTGATAACCCGCTTAATCTATTGGCTTACTGTGCGGGATTTGCTGCAGGCAACTTCGTCGGAATAACCATAGAAAACAAAATAGCAATGGGTAACCTTTCTGCTCAGATCATATTGAAAAGCTCCAGCGAAAGCGATTTGGTTGATGCACTTAGGAACAATGGCTTTGGTGTGACGATCCTGGAGGGCCAGGGTATCGAGGGGCCAAGAGAGATCCTAAGCGTAGTTCTGAACAGGAAGGATATGCAAAAGCTGAAATCGGCGGTAGACTCAGTAGACACTAATGCCTTCATAACCATAAACAATATAACACCTGTCAGAGGCGGCTACTTTGCACCTATGAAGAAATAA
- a CDS encoding DNA polymerase IV, with translation MESPLDFLHLDMDAFFASVEEADNHLLRGKPVIVGGRSQRGIVTTCNYEARKYGIHSAMPIFMARERCPHGIYLPGRMSRYQEVSRKVFSILREITPRIEPLSIDEAYMDISGIEMKPEELAAMIKERVLEETGLTLSVGVSYNKFLAKLASDWNKPNGFMKITEDMMPQILFPLSVGKVYGIGAKSRKKLEDIGIYTIEDLYGLSEDFLVDFFGKWGKEIYDRIRGIDPREIETTRKRKSIGVERTFRPTRDKKLLDKFLMDYAKELEDDLIKRNLHGRTLTVKIKDEDFESHTKSRTYHRYISDKDEIYQLSRALFDEMEWDKSLRLLGISLSNLMDKNLHQLSFLEDENFR, from the coding sequence ATGGAGTCACCACTTGATTTTTTACACCTTGATATGGATGCATTCTTTGCATCAGTCGAAGAGGCAGATAACCATTTACTGAGAGGAAAACCTGTTATCGTTGGAGGCAGAAGCCAGAGAGGGATCGTAACAACCTGCAATTACGAGGCGAGGAAGTATGGAATCCACTCGGCAATGCCGATTTTTATGGCACGAGAAAGATGCCCCCATGGGATATATCTGCCGGGCAGAATGAGCAGGTATCAGGAGGTATCAAGGAAGGTATTCTCAATACTTAGGGAGATCACTCCAAGGATAGAGCCTTTGTCGATCGATGAGGCATACATGGATATCTCCGGAATCGAAATGAAGCCTGAGGAGCTGGCTGCTATGATCAAGGAGCGGGTGCTGGAGGAAACCGGTCTGACATTATCAGTAGGAGTATCATACAATAAATTCCTTGCAAAGCTTGCTTCGGATTGGAACAAACCAAACGGCTTCATGAAGATCACAGAGGATATGATGCCACAGATCCTCTTCCCATTGTCTGTTGGCAAGGTCTATGGGATTGGCGCAAAATCAAGAAAGAAGCTTGAGGACATAGGAATATATACTATAGAAGATTTGTATGGGCTAAGCGAGGATTTCCTGGTCGATTTCTTTGGCAAATGGGGCAAGGAAATATACGACAGGATAAGAGGGATCGATCCAAGAGAAATTGAGACCACAAGAAAGAGAAAGTCCATAGGCGTAGAGAGGACCTTCAGACCTACAAGGGACAAAAAGCTCCTGGATAAATTCCTGATGGATTATGCGAAGGAGCTTGAGGATGATCTTATTAAAAGGAATCTCCATGGCCGCACACTTACTGTGAAGATCAAGGATGAGGATTTTGAAAGCCATACAAAATCAAGGACCTATCATAGGTACATCAGCGACAAGGATGAGATTTATCAGCTTTCCAGGGCACTCTTCGATGAAATGGAGTGGGATAAAAGCCTGAGACTGCTCGGGATATCTCTAAGCAATCTGATGGATAAAAACCTTCACCAGCTATCATTTCTTGAGGATGAAAATTTCCGATGA